In one Rutidosis leptorrhynchoides isolate AG116_Rl617_1_P2 chromosome 8, CSIRO_AGI_Rlap_v1, whole genome shotgun sequence genomic region, the following are encoded:
- the LOC139863853 gene encoding uncharacterized mitochondrial protein AtMg01250-like produces the protein MGFGAKWRKWILACLKSASISVLINGSPTHEFKLERGIRQRDPLSPFLFIITAEGLNILTKKSVDSGLFKGVDIGSEKVPLSHLQYADETIFLGNWGRQNLQNVK, from the exons ATGGGCTTTGGTGCTAAATGGAGGAAGTGGATTCTCGCATGTCTTAAGTCGGCTTCCATCTCGGTACTAATCAATGGCTCACCGACTCATGAATTTAAACTTGAAAGAGGAATTAGGCAACGTGACCCATTATCGCCTTTCCTATTCATTATCACGGCGGAAGGATTAAACATACTTACCAAAAAATCCGTAGATAGTGGCTTGTTCAAAGGGGTTGATATTGGTTCGGAAAAAGTGCCACTCTCGCATCTACAATATGCGGATGAGACTATTTTTTTGGGGAATTGGGGGAGACAaaact tgcagaatgtaaagtaa